The following DNA comes from Corynebacterium lizhenjunii.
CGAAAAACTGATTCGAAGCTTTACCCACTACCGAATTGCCGAAAGGTAAAAACCGGGTACGGATCACTCTCTCGCCAACCGGTCCGTGCTCTATAAGCTCGTGATGTCCACGGACTCTGCCCGCTTCCTTAAGCCACGTCTTTAGTTGGGTGTCGCGTGCGTAGTGTGGCTGCGGCGCTATGACCACCACTTCGTGTCCGGCGTCTACTAGGGCCTTAGTTAGCCATTGCCAGCGTCGCTGCGGAACACCATTTTCGGGGTGCCAGTATTGCGAGAACAGGAGAATTCTCAAGCGCTCCTCCTCACGTAAAATCTCCAGGCAGCTTGTTACCCGAGGGCTAACTATACCCGACAGATTCGCCCCGCCGTAACTCTAACGGTGCCCGAAATGCAAGAAAACCACCCGCTAGCTTGCAGTTTGCACAGTCGCAGGGGCGGCTATATAGTTACTAACCGTTGCAGCGAGCAGAGCGCAAGCAAAGCGGAGCAGCAATGAGCCTTCCTCCATAGCTCAGTTGGCAGAGCATTCGACTGTTAATCGAAGGGTCGCTGGTTCGAGCCCAGCTGGAGGAGCAGACAGAAACCGCCTGATAACAGGCGGTTTCTTGCTATCTGGCGACTTCGCCCCGCAGTCCAGGTAGTCTGGTTACCCAGAACCTTGCAATCGAGTGTGACTAGGGAGAGATATGATTCAGTTCGTCGTCGGAGCGGCGGCAGGCTACGTCTTCGGCACCAAGGCCGGGCGCAAGCGCTACCACCAGTTGAAGGGCGCGTACGAAAAGGCGATCAACTCCCCCGTGACCAAGTCCGCGGTGACTTCTGCGCGCCGCGCGGTGGCCAACCGGCTGGACCCGGAGCCGCGGATGCGCGAAGTCAAGGACCTTCGCGGGAAGCGCTCCCGCAGCAAGCAGGTAGAAGACCGCCTCTACGAGCCGGATACTGACTAGCGGGTAACATCGCCGCGGAAGGCGCGATCATTGAGCTCCCGGCGCGCCTGCTCCAGGGCTACTAGGTCGGCGAAGACAGCGTTGTAGATGGCAGGGTCATCGGCAGGGCGCATACGCCCCAGCTGGGCCTTGAGGTGGGCAATCTGGTCGCCCACCCGGGTTTCTTGGAGGCGGGAGAGCACCGAGTCTGCATAGGCCTCCACGGAGATGTCCACCGGCAAGATGGCCTCCACGGTGAGTTCTGCAACGAAACTGCGGGCGTTTAGATCCGGAAGGTGGTCGCTGACTTGGGCCACCCACTCGGCGGGGCTAAGCTCCTGGGCGCGGGTCGTGCCGCCGGCGGCGGTGATGGCCTCCCGGACGGTGCGGTAGGCCGGATTGGTGTAGGCATCGGCAGTAATGCCATCGAAGTAGGCCCCAGCCTCCTGGGGGTATTGCAGCGCCAGTTTGAGAGCCTCACGCTGGGGCCACAAGACGGGGTTCTTGGCGTCCGGGATGTGAAAGAAGGCGGCGTCTTGGCGCACGGGGGCCATGTCTTCAAAGCGGCGCAAGCCTCGCTGCTGTTTCTTGGGGGCCCGGGCGGCGTTATCGACTTGGTGGAGAACCTCCATGGGGTCGGGCCAGCCCACCCAGTCCGCCAGGCGGCGGGCATACTCGTCCCGCAGGGGCTTGTCGCGAATATCAGCCACCACGGGCACTGCCCGGCGCAGTGCCTGCAGGCGGCCTTCTGCGGTATCGGTGCGGTAGCTGCCGATGATGGTCTGGATAACAAACTCGAACATCGGGATGCGGTCGGCAACCAGGTCGCGCACGGCGGCATCGCCCCGCTTGAGCCGCAAGTCGCACGGGTCCATGCCGTCTGGGGCTACGGCCACAAAGGATTGCCCGCTGAACTTTTGTTCCCCGGCAAAGGCGCGCATAGCGGCCTTCTGGCCGGCCTCGTCGCCGTCAAAGGTATAGATCAGCTCGCCGTTAAAGTAGGAATCATCCAACATCAGGCGGCGAATGACCTGCAGGTGTTCCTCGCCGAAGGCGGTGCCGCAGGAGGCCACCGCAGTGCGCACCCCCGCGGCGTACATGGCCATCACGTCGGTGTAGCCCTCCACCACCACGGCCTGGTGCTGTTGGGCAATGTTCTTCTTTGCCAGGTCCAGGCCGAAGAGCACCTTTTGCTTCTTATAGAGCATGGTCTCCCGGGTGTTCATGTACTTACCCATGGTGTCATCCTCAAAAAGCTTGCGTGCCCCAAAGCCAATGACGTTGCCGCTTAAGTCCTTAATGGGCCACAGCAGGCGACGGTGGAACATGTCTATGGGCCCACGCTTGCCCATCTTGGCCAGCCCGGCGGCTTCTAGCTCTTCATAGTCAAAGCCCATGCGCAGCAGGTGCTTGGTCAGTGTGTCCCAGCCTTCCGGGGCATAGCCGCAGCCAAACTCATAGATGAGCTCCTGGCTAAAGCCGCGCTCAAGCAAGAAGTCCCGGGCGGGCTGGGCCTGCGGGGTTTCTAGCTGGCCGCGGTAGAACTCATGGGCGGCTTTGTTGGCCTGGATCAGGCGCTGGCGCAGGCCTGGCTTATCGTCGCGCGCCCCGGAGCCCTGGTAGTTAATCTGGTAGCCAATCTTTTGGGCCACGGCCTCGACTGCCTCCGGGAAGGACAGCTGTTCCATTTCCATGAGGAAGTTGAAGACATCGCCGCCCTTGCCGGTAGAAAAGCAGTGATAATAGCCACGTTGCGGGCGCACGTGGAACGAGGGCGTCTTCTCATCCTTGAAAGGACTCAAGCCCTTCATAGAGTCATAGCCTGCGGGTTTCAGGGAGACGTACTCGCCCACAATTTCTTCAATGGGCGCGCGTTCGCGGATCGCTTGGATGTCGCTATCCGGGATTCTGCCTCGAGCCATAGCAGCTACCCTACCCGGCGCGCCCGGCACGATTTCGCAACGGGGGTACCCGTTTGCCATGATGTGGGCTATGCCCAAAGCGCCCCGCCACTTCCCTACCCTAAAACCCGCCGTCGGCTCAGCACTCGTTGCAGGCTTGCTGCTGGCTGTGCCTTTAGGTGGTTGCGAGTTTGCCGATGCCCCCACTGCCTCCACTGCCCCCAGCGCCACCCCGGCCAGCGGTTCCTTTGAGGGGGCATCGGCAAGCTCTGGGGCGGTGCCACCTTGCGAGGAGCTGCCGCCGGAGGTAGAGGACACGGTGGCCGACATCCTGGCCGGAGGGCCGTTTGCGTACCCGGACAATGACAATGCACGCTTTGGAAACTATGAGGGCGTGCTGCCGGAACAAGCACGCAACTACTACCGGGAATACACGGTGGACACCCCGGGGCTGCGCCACCGGGGTGCGCGGCGGATAGTCACCGGCGGGCCGGCACCCACCGCTCCGCAAGTGTGGTATTACACCGCAGACCACTACCACAGCTTTTGCCAGATTCCGAGCCACGTTACGGAGCGATAACTATGACGCGAGTACTGATTACAGAACCCGTGCGCACCCGCCAGGACCTGTACCGGGCACTTGGCGCTGTGCACTGTTGCGGGGAGTGTGTGGCGCCGAGCAATTTGGATGGCTTGGCTGATTTCTTGCGGGAGCACCGCATCCGCACCATCATTGCTGCGGACCTGGCCATGGAGCTGGCAGACTATGCGACGCTCAAGCGCGTGCTCGACGATGTCGGGGTGGCGTTGCTGCGCTAGTCCAGGAAGCCGGAGAGCCCGGCGGTTTTGCGGGCCAGGCGCTCTAGGCGCGACTCCGTCATGGACGCGATTTGGTCTATGATGACGCGGTCGCGTTCCAGGTCGGTGTCTGCTTGGAGCCACCAGCCGTGGAACATGGCGTCCAGGGTTCCCGGCGCGCCGGCGCTGAGGTAGTCGTAGACGCGGAAGATGCGCTCGCGCTGGCGGTCCTGGCGGGCGAGGTGGGCGGGCTCATCCATGACGTAGAGCACGGCGATGGTTTTCAGTAGCTTGACCTCCGCGCGGGCGAGCTCCGGCACGGCCAGCTCGCCGTGTACGCGGCCCAGGGTGCCAGTGGCAAAGAGTCCCGCATTGGCGGCGCGCGTTGCGGCGACTGTGGCGCCTACGTAGCGCCCCACCAGCTCCGAGGTCATGCGCTTGAGCGTGGTATAGGAGCGCAGGGAGTAATCGAAGGTGCCGATGGCGTTGATAATGTCTAGGCGGCGCAGGCTATCGGCGGCCTCTAGCAGCTCGTTGGCATCCCCGCCGAAGGCCTTGGCTCCCTTGTTAGCCAGGGTGGCCAGCTCCACCAAATCCCAGAGCACGCCCAGGGAAATACGCTGGGAGATGATGCCATCTTCAACATCGTGGACCGAATAAGCGATATCGTCCGCCCAGTCCATCACTTGGGCTTCTAGGGGTGGGCGGTTATCTGTGTGCCCCTGGCGCAGCCACTGCAGCACGGCGGCGTCTTCCGCATAGGCGCCGTACTTACGGTTGGTGCTG
Coding sequences within:
- the dnaG gene encoding DNA primase: MARGRIPDSDIQAIRERAPIEEIVGEYVSLKPAGYDSMKGLSPFKDEKTPSFHVRPQRGYYHCFSTGKGGDVFNFLMEMEQLSFPEAVEAVAQKIGYQINYQGSGARDDKPGLRQRLIQANKAAHEFYRGQLETPQAQPARDFLLERGFSQELIYEFGCGYAPEGWDTLTKHLLRMGFDYEELEAAGLAKMGKRGPIDMFHRRLLWPIKDLSGNVIGFGARKLFEDDTMGKYMNTRETMLYKKQKVLFGLDLAKKNIAQQHQAVVVEGYTDVMAMYAAGVRTAVASCGTAFGEEHLQVIRRLMLDDSYFNGELIYTFDGDEAGQKAAMRAFAGEQKFSGQSFVAVAPDGMDPCDLRLKRGDAAVRDLVADRIPMFEFVIQTIIGSYRTDTAEGRLQALRRAVPVVADIRDKPLRDEYARRLADWVGWPDPMEVLHQVDNAARAPKKQQRGLRRFEDMAPVRQDAAFFHIPDAKNPVLWPQREALKLALQYPQEAGAYFDGITADAYTNPAYRTVREAITAAGGTTRAQELSPAEWVAQVSDHLPDLNARSFVAELTVEAILPVDISVEAYADSVLSRLQETRVGDQIAHLKAQLGRMRPADDPAIYNAVFADLVALEQARRELNDRAFRGDVTR
- a CDS encoding ribonuclease domain-containing protein → MWAMPKAPRHFPTLKPAVGSALVAGLLLAVPLGGCEFADAPTASTAPSATPASGSFEGASASSGAVPPCEELPPEVEDTVADILAGGPFAYPDNDNARFGNYEGVLPEQARNYYREYTVDTPGLRHRGARRIVTGGPAPTAPQVWYYTADHYHSFCQIPSHVTER
- a CDS encoding deoxyguanosinetriphosphate triphosphohydrolase, whose translation is MYQYSRHDMQRLAEETPKGSQLSESADGRAVFARDRARVLHSAALRRLADKTQVVGPRDGDTPRTRLTHSLEVGQIARGIGSGVGLDPDLCDMAGLTHDIGHPPYGHNGETALNEVSLGGFEGNAQTLRILTRLEPKVVREDGGQLRSYGLNLTRASLDAACKYPVLPTNPDGSTNRKYGAYAEDAAVLQWLRQGHTDNRPPLEAQVMDWADDIAYSVHDVEDGIISQRISLGVLWDLVELATLANKGAKAFGGDANELLEAADSLRRLDIINAIGTFDYSLRSYTTLKRMTSELVGRYVGATVAATRAANAGLFATGTLGRVHGELAVPELARAEVKLLKTIAVLYVMDEPAHLARQDRQRERIFRVYDYLSAGAPGTLDAMFHGWWLQADTDLERDRVIIDQIASMTESRLERLARKTAGLSGFLD